The region GTTTGGCGggttgggttcgtgtcaacctGTTGGGTTAGAGTACGACCTGATTagcaacccgattaataatcgggttgggacgggtcaacccgattgttattattattattattattattttaaaaaaataaaaaataattaaaaaaaaaatgccgtAAACaggttgacgggtcataaacgggtcgtaaACAGGTTCATAGGTCGTGGGAATTTTTTTAATCGGGTCGCACTCCCAGACACGATTCTAATTGGGTCATAATTGGGCTGACCctgattatgacccgaacccgactaGCACAAACCCAAACCCCGTATTTTCATGTCGTGTTCGTGCTGGGTTCgtggatcgtgtcaaaaattgccaatcCTAGCGCGCACACACATATTGAAGACAGTACCGTCTTTCTAGTTCATGCATACTAGATTTCTCCCAGTCAAGTATTCTGCTACACTTACTGTTTGAACTATCATGATTTTCTGTTTCCATTACCTAATGGATTGACATGATCTTCTACAGTTTTCTGGTGattaattaacttataaaaaacaattgttttgattaattggtTGTTGTTTCAATGCAGGCTTCAGGATCCTGACCCTTGATACTTCTTTTCACTATTAGAAGCAAAAGTTCATACCTGATCGGGCTTTCCCCTTTTTCTATATCATATCTTGTGTGAAGAAGTGGTTTCCTCACAGTTGGCACAAAgaaacgtaaaaaaaaaaaaaaagaaagaaagaaaaaagaaaagaaaaaataatgcaaGAAAAAGGGCTGATAAAGGATTTTGGGACATAAGTTGAAGTTTCAAGTAAAGTATCACAACCACGCTCCGGATATCGGCACATCAAGTAGAATTTGTTTCATAGTTCTACTCAATGGGATGGAGAGGGGTTttctattcattattttttttccttactttGGTCGAGTCCTCGGGCAGATCAGGGAAAATATGGTCGCTTAACCTGGGTGCTGAGTCTGCAAAGTTCTTCAGCTGGCCAATCTTCAGCGCAAGCATATTTGTAGCTGTTGCTCTTGTGCTCTCCATGTATCTTATCTTTGAGCACTTAGCTGCTTATAATCAGCCAGAGGTTCTCGCATAGTTTCTTAGTTGtttgcaatttttgtttttgtatttatattattcttttgttGCTTTGATCTGTATTCATTTAGGCCCCTGTACCATACTATTGTTGCCATTTTCTTTCTATCTATACAGATTACCTTGTATCATCTTTTGGCCTTGCTAGTTCCTCATAatattactattattcttgttttcCTTTAACATGATCATCCAAGGTTGACAGCTGtaaattttgtcattttcagGAGCAGAAGTTTCTAATTGGTCTCATTCTCATGGTTCCTGTTTATGCACTAGAATCGGTAAGACAGATGCTACTTCTTATGTTTATTCCCCCTTCATTTTGTTTTACTgcttgtcatttatttttttcaatggtcTCCTAGTTTTTCATAAATTTCCAATAGTATTTGAATGGTTATAATGCTTCCTGGGATGCAACAAAAGAGTGTTCATCCTGCAATGCTTGCATTAATAGGTCATCTTACCTTGTCATATGGTTCAAAAATTTATCAGTATGTTGTTACATCATTTTCCTTGGACTACATAAATGCATGTATTCAGGTGTAATGTTGTCTTATCAAGAAATGATTAATTGTGGCTACATAGAGTGACTGATAAAATCACACGCCATTGCATATTcgtagcatatatatataattaggaAGAGTCTTTAGTGGAGCGCTCTAATTCTGGTTGGCAATTGTTGAAAAGAACATTGTGTACTTTTGTGAGTTTAttcagaaaaaagaagaagaaaataagacaGATCTGACAAGAAAACAAATGAACTGTGGTGGGATGGTGATACAATACTGTCATAGGATATAGTAGCACCCAATAACCGAAATGGTAAATCGTGACAATGAAGATGCTCTGCATTACTCAATGTTGTATAATGCTAATGCTATTACCTCATTTCGTATAGAAGTGGTTGGGTAATAGAATAGATCGTGGTACTTGGTAAAATTGGAAATAATTGGGTTAAGTTTTGAGAAGAGTGAAGCAGATTTTCAGAAAAGGCTGGAGGTTGTGACAAACATAAAATCTTTGATCTGCTTGTCacattttcttagaaaaaaaaatcagctaaTATAATATGTAGCTAgcacttataattttttgtgaACTAATTTTACATTGTGGAAATGTTTTGTACTTCAGATTTTGTCACTTTTGGATTTGAATGTTGCATTTTACTGTGAAAAAGCTGGGGACTTTGTCACTTTGCTTTGGCTcaagtggggggggggggggggggggggggggggggtggaatTGAGGTCATTTATAGGTtagaaaaaaaagtgaaatatatGGAGACTTATGGAGCTTTATGTTAAATTGCTTTGCGCGACATCTGTATCTCTTTTTGCATAATACTTTTACACATCAGAAAATTAGGTGTTATGAACAATATTTGACATGAAATGCTACCGCATTCGAGTAATATAGCAATAGATTCTTGATATGATAATTTAACAACCTTGACTATTCACTTATTCACAAAGCCTACTACTCATGAGTATTTTAGCATCTGATTGCCTGCACAATGTAAGAAATTCAGCCTGTATGGCTGTGTAGTTTTAGTAATTCTATGGTGGACTACTTTTTTGCATAAAACTTTGACACATTAGAAAATTAGGTCTCATGAACAGTATTTGACATGAAATGCTACCGCATTTGAGTAATATAGCTATAGATTCTTGAATATGATACAGAATTTAACAACCTCGACTGTTCACATGTTCACATAGCCAACTACTCAGGAGTATTTTGGCATCTACTTGCCTACACCATGCAAGAAATTCGGCCTTTATGGCTGTGTAGTTTTAGTAATTCTAGTCGACTAATTGTTTGGGTGCAGTTTTTGTCACTTTTGAATTCAGATGCTGCATTCAACTGTGAAGTAATTCGCGACTGCTATGAGGCTTTTGCGTTGTATTGCTTCGAGAGATACCTGATTGCGTGCTTAGGTATGTAGAGGGTTGTGCATATGTATTTATTGATTGGTGGCAGTGATTGTCTCTTAAATTTGTTATACTGGATGCAGGGGTGGAACTAGGGGTAAAGGCTTTGGGGGGACTATTGTTCCCCCAAAATAATAGtcccccaaaattttaaaattaccccTAACATTGGGGATTGTGCATATGTTCTTATGTCACCCCACACTTCAATGTCTAGTTCCACCCGTGACTGGATGATACAATCAATAAAGTCTGTAACAGATtggcttttgttttctttttctttttaataatattgcATGTTCGCATGCATACTTGTGTGTGGCTCAAGCAATTGATGGATTGGATAATTTGATTATGAAATTCCTGAAATTGATGTAATAGTATTGTCTACTGAATTTTGGTATTATTTTCTGTACTGTTTCTTGACAAAAATATTGCTGCCTGTAGGTGGTGAGGAAAGTACGATCGAGTTTATGGAAAGTCAGAGCCTAATGGACTCCAGCTCACCTCTTTTGGAAGAAGCATACAGTTATGTAGTTGTAGAACATCCTTTTCCATTAAATTGCATCCTAAGAGATTGGCACCTTGGTCCTGACTTCTATAATGCCGTGAAAATTGGCATAGTTCAATATGTATGTGCTTATTTTTTGATTGAAGATTATTGCATTGTTCTTTTTATATTGCATTTCGCAGCCTATGTTTGGTGCTTACCGAAACATTATTTTCAGATGATATTGAAGATGATCTGTGCATTGCTAGCAATGATTCTAGAAACTTTTGGGGTTTATGGGGAAGGGAAGTTTGAGTGGAGATATGGGTAAGACATCCTTATTTACCTTTCATGTTTCTTGATCAGCTTGTACATTCATTACACGCACACATGTgcttgcacacacacacacacaggcaAACACAAATTACAAATGTTGTGCCTGCTTGGGATTACTAAATCTATTGctgaaaaatacattttcttgTGTCTTAgtaattatttctatttttgtttttgcttgcAGCTATCCATACTTGGCAGTTGTTCTTAATTTTAGTCAGACATGGGCTCTATATTGCCTTGTACAGTTCTACACTGTTATTAAAGATAAATTACAACCGATTAAACCACTGGCAAAGTTTCTAACTTTCAAATCGATTGTATTCCTGACATGGTGGCAAGGTGTTGCTGTTGCATTTCTTTTCTCCATGGGAGCCTTTAAAGGATCTTTGGCTCAGGAGCTGAAAACACGTATACAAGACTACATCATCTGTATAGAGGTATGTAATGGAAATATGcattatgattattttttatttcctttgtgTTTAATGCTGCTTATAAAAAGGTTTTTGTACAAATAGGatatttctttgaaaataaGCTGCAATTGTTGTGGGTAATTCGCACATGAAGGCCAGATATGTTACCAATGAATTGGAGAAAATGTAGGTAAAAATGATCTGGATTTTGCCTAGTTGATATTTTGTACAGGAAAGTGATAAAGTTTACATTATATAAGCAAAGGAATGAAAAAATCCTGTTATTATTGTTGTATATTCCTTTCATTTGGTTATCAACATGCTTGCATGATGGGTTTTATAGTATTGAAGAAGCTGTTGAAAAAACTGGGCTAAGATTTTTGTAGGTTGGTCGAGAGAGGCTTtatatgggggggggggggtttattATGCAGGCACAAATCAtagtatttttttgataagtaagaaagttgtattaaaaaagcgtaaggcgcccctaagtacacactaagtatacacaggaacagtCAAAGCAgcctacaaaaagaaaaaaaacccaacaaaccctcaaacccaaacccttAAGAAGCATTTGCCGCCACCGCACGTtgagccttgcctttcttaTGCCGAGTGGACTCACTTGCATcaccgtagttgatggagcttatcaaattcaaaatctccTTTCTGCCTTTCGACTTCGGGGTGatgttttggatatttgttAGAAGTGTATGTCATGgtttcaattacttataaaaaatatataaataaaaatgacttAAGATGGATATCGCAAACTTAATAAATATTGAATggaaattcaaataaaatttcaatcatACTCCAAATCACCAACCCAATTTAAGGTTGAGATAAGATGCTGTGTAACAGTGTATCTCATTCTCAATAGTGATCATGACAGATCCTGCATCACTTTCAAACTTGTTTTGGCTTTAGTACATTTTATAATTATCACTTCGAGATTCTACAAAGattcttcttttatataattATCTCTCTCTCAGTTGGAGCTTAAAATTGCATGCCTTTGAAGTTATAACATGAATGCAAAAAAGCTTTTGTTGAACTTCTTTTAGTTAGATGATAGGTTTTAATACATTTTGGGTAATTtgacttgtaaaaaaaatattctgtgGATTTTGTATCGTTGTTATGGCTGTTGGGGGTACTTTTCTGCAGTATTTGTATCAATAGGAGATATGGGATTGGGGAATCCAGGATGTTGGATACTCTACTCTATTTCATAACTATGCCGCTTGGATTACACACTGTTGCATAAGCACCAAGTGTGCCTCAAATTCCTTTTGGGGCTTCTCAATGCTGAAGAAACTATAAACAAATCTGTTTTGCAAGCCGATCTTTGTTTACCAAGTAAACTATGATGCATGAGGTTATTCTTCACAGTATCATGCCATTCTATGGTccttttcattaaataaaacCTTTCATTTAATATCTGGGAAGTTAAAAGGGTCAATGCTTGCAAGGCTTCTGACTTCTTGCTTGCGAAATAGATGGGTGTTGCTGCCGTGGTGCACCTGTATGTCTTCCCAGCAGTACCTTACAAACGTGGAGAACGATGTGTTCGTAATGTAGCTGTGATGACTGACTATGCATCATTAGGATCACCCCCTGATCCTGAGGAGGTTCGTGACTGCGAAAGAACAACTAGAGTTCGCTTGGCTCGGCATGATGAGCGAGAAAAACGCTTGAATTTCCCTCAGAGTGTTCGTGACGTGGTCCTTGGAAGTGGCGAAATTGTAAGATATCAACCTTCTTATTTTAgtttgcttttttcttcttttctgttttgcTGAACTCATTCATTCGTTCTTTCAGATTGTTGACGACATGAAGTATACAGTATCACATGTTGTAGAACCAGTGGAAAGGGGAATTGCAAAGATAAATAAAACGTTCCACCAGATATCTGAAAATGTGAAACGCTATGAGGAGCAGAGAAGGAGCACCAAGGATGATAGTTATGTTATCCCCATGAATTCATGGACGAGGGAATTTTCTGAAGTTCACGATAATCTTGTTGAAGGTAGTGTTAGTGACAGTGGTTTGTCCAATGGGAAAAGACAGCATCCCCAACCCAGAGCCTCGGTAGCTCGAAGTAAAACGGGCAGATAATGGTCACAGCTATTTGTCATGTAAATACACGAGAAATCCAAATTTTTCGATGCCGTCGATGAAAAGCCGGTGGCTTACAGAGGTAACACATCAAGGGGGTGAAAGTGATCAGTTCTTGCACAGGATTTCCTTTTAATGGAGTGGTGACTGCGTTAGAGAATCATGGTGATTCGGTGAATTGATAGACCAGGAAATGATGCTGCCTAATTCACCATGCAATGCAACTATCTTTACCATCACACCTATGTTACTGTTTCGAATGACTTGTTGATATTAATTCAGCAAAATAAATTACTCGAGTATACAGTGCGTCATGAAACTGGCTTTTGTGCAAAACTTGTATTAGCGGGAGTGGCTCCCCTCCAATTGGGAAGCTTCCCATTTCCTCCCATTTTAAATGGGAGCACatttgttgtaaaaaaaaaaagttaaaaaaaggtTTCAATGGTTAACACCAATTGTTTTTAGAAAATTGaggagttttttttgtttttatttttttgtttatttttttaccttgcaacttccccctccccccacccaaaaaaaaaaaagaagctttgaatttaaaaacttttaaaaaaattgtaaacaaaAAAGAGTGAGCAGATTTTGGTCAGGCCGGCCATCGTACTAGGCCAAAAATTGGCGAAAAATGAGACACAAGGCATAGTCTTGGCCCCAAAAAAGGAGTCTGAtcctatattttaaaaaaaaaaacaattcgaGGTTAATGGAGTAATTCCATGCAAGATGGATGAGGGATTCAAAACTATAAAAcgtatttttgttaaaaaaaataattaaatagaaaacCAGCAAAGAAAGGGTAATAACGAGAATTCGTACACAAGTAAGAGGGTTAAAAAGTCATCACACATCAAAGAAGAATTAGGGCTTTGAGCTTTGCGTCCCCTCTCTCTCAGGCATATCGTCCCTATATATAGATTAGAGCAAACCTTTCCTCACATGgcagcctctctctctctctctctctctcgcgatCTGTCTGTGTTTTTAGAACTTAGGGTTTGTATAGGTAGTAAACTTGTATGAAGGAGGGAGGATAATAGTTTGCGGCGAGCACTGATGAGCAATTGAGATAGTCATGCACCACTCTGATGATTTTTACAATCAATCTGTGCTGATAAATTTCTCATACCCATTGATCTCTGAGCTCCTATCTTTActtctatttttctctatttatttttcctttctttttctcgtTCTGTTTCAATACTTtgtccgatttttttttttttttttttgaacaaaattcaaatcctcattgtttttcttttcggCACATAATTAGTagccattattattattattatttttaggttttttttttggtagtattTATCAGGAATTTTGCGCTTGCTTTATAGTTATAATCcagataaaagaaataaaagaaaggatCCAAATGATGGGGGTCTTCTTCGGAAGACCTAACCATGATGCGGACCTATACTCATTGGTGAGGATAAACTTTGGCCTCTGATGGTTCCTTTCTTTTAAATTCATTCAATATATTGGGCTTGGGCGATAACCATTTCAATTTCCTTTTGTTATTGTCCTTC is a window of Alnus glutinosa chromosome 4, dhAlnGlut1.1, whole genome shotgun sequence DNA encoding:
- the LOC133866425 gene encoding protein LAZ1 homolog 1; translated protein: MGWRGVFYSLFFFLTLVESSGRSGKIWSLNLGAESAKFFSWPIFSASIFVAVALVLSMYLIFEHLAAYNQPEEQKFLIGLILMVPVYALESFLSLLNSDAAFNCEVIRDCYEAFALYCFERYLIACLGGEESTIEFMESQSLMDSSSPLLEEAYSYVVVEHPFPLNCILRDWHLGPDFYNAVKIGIVQYMILKMICALLAMILETFGVYGEGKFEWRYGYPYLAVVLNFSQTWALYCLVQFYTVIKDKLQPIKPLAKFLTFKSIVFLTWWQGVAVAFLFSMGAFKGSLAQELKTRIQDYIICIEMGVAAVVHLYVFPAVPYKRGERCVRNVAVMTDYASLGSPPDPEEVRDCERTTRVRLARHDEREKRLNFPQSVRDVVLGSGEIIVDDMKYTVSHVVEPVERGIAKINKTFHQISENVKRYEEQRRSTKDDSYVIPMNSWTREFSEVHDNLVEGSVSDSGLSNGKRQHPQPRASVARSKTGR